A single genomic interval of uncultured Desulfobulbus sp. harbors:
- a CDS encoding regulatory protein GemA — protein MALDKTTLAKIHIAKKELALSDQAYRDILFFNFQTGSAKDLTSLQARQLIELFRAKGWQPKPGRGQQKGKSRFITVKPGPAAKQQKKVLALWNALGYEMGALHGRVKKQFGVDRFEWLEDGQALHVLITDLQRRVTRQNKVHC, from the coding sequence ATGGCACTCGACAAAACCACCCTGGCCAAGATCCATATTGCCAAGAAAGAGCTGGCGCTCTCGGATCAGGCCTACCGGGATATTCTCTTTTTCAACTTTCAAACGGGATCCGCCAAGGATCTCACCAGCCTGCAGGCCCGGCAGTTGATCGAGCTGTTTAGGGCCAAAGGCTGGCAACCCAAGCCCGGCCGGGGGCAACAGAAAGGAAAAAGCCGGTTCATCACGGTCAAGCCCGGCCCGGCAGCCAAACAGCAAAAGAAGGTTCTGGCCCTGTGGAATGCCCTTGGTTACGAAATGGGCGCTTTGCATGGCCGAGTGAAGAAGCAATTCGGCGTGGACCGGTTCGAATGGCTGGAGGACGGCCAGGCCCTGCATGTTCTCATCACCGACCTGCAGCGCCGAGTGACCAGACAGAACAAGGTGCATTGTTGA
- a CDS encoding Mor transcription activator family protein: protein MENSVLKIEGMEIPAAMLPKIEELPKSLQEVAEIVGIEKTIALSNHFQGTTVAFPMLAKFKRKIRNAALREDYDRGATVAELARKYGLAERQTWNILSAAD, encoded by the coding sequence ATGGAGAATAGCGTTCTCAAGATAGAAGGAATGGAAATCCCGGCGGCCATGCTGCCGAAAATCGAGGAACTCCCCAAAAGCCTGCAGGAAGTGGCGGAGATCGTCGGCATTGAAAAGACGATTGCGCTGTCCAACCACTTTCAGGGGACCACCGTTGCCTTTCCGATGTTGGCCAAGTTCAAACGGAAGATCAGAAACGCGGCCCTTCGCGAGGATTACGACAGGGGCGCGACGGTTGCGGAGCTGGCCCGTAAATACGGATTGGCTGAGCGGCAGACATGGAACATTCTTTCCGCCGCTGACTGA